The genomic segment AATAAAGGAGCTTGTTTACAAGGATTCAACAATAACAATTCACGAAATAAAGACTGTGGTTGTCGGAAAAGAGCTTGAGGAAAAAGTTGCAATTCCATATTCCTTTTATGAAATTCTAACGCTATGTCAACTCTCTTTTATAGAGGACAAATTTCTTCCACTGGAGAAACGCATGGAATTGACAAACAAACTGGAAACATTAAAAACTGTTTTAATTCCCGAACAGGCATGGGCAGAATATGAGAAATCAAGAGAACAAAGAGACAAAAATAAACTACTAATCATTTTGTCAATTATAATTTCATTAATTGCAAGTATAATCGGGATATTTAGTTTTTATCGAAGATGGAAACTAGAAAAAGATAAACAGGAAGAAATTGATAATGAAATAGAAGAATCGACGGTTGACATTTCTTATAAAGATTTCGCAATACAGAAAGAAAAGGAATTTATTGAAGCTTTAAAATCAATAAAGGACATCAAATTCAGTATTCCAAAACGAGACGAGGGCTATGACTTTGTTATTGAAAAAGAAAATAAAGCCTACTTTATTGAATTCAAGCTTTTAACTAAAAGTAAAGTAGGACTTGGTTCATTTAAGAAATTCATTAATACTATGATAGGTCGACCTGGAGAAGCATGGTTTATTTACAATACGGATTTAACTCCTATGGTAATGAGTGAAGCTAAAAAATTCAATGATAATAATAAGGACATTGAGTTAAGACTTATTAAAATAAACAACACATCTGAGCTTGTAGAAAAAGTAGAAAAATTACTACACACAACAAAGGCTCATATGTAATGCGGGGTACAGCGAGTAATCCAACCGCAGTTCTTCGTAGCAACACCGCCAATTCGTCTTTGACGATTTGGCTATAAAAACAAAAATATGAATAAACGAATTGGCTCAGTGGCAGCCTGACTGTAAAGCGTTTCAAAGTCCCGCACTCCACATAGCCAAACCGTTAGGGGCAAAGCAAAAAAAGACGCAAGTGACACACAATGAAATCATAAAATCGTATCTAGAATGCCCATATAAAGCAAAGAAAATAATAAATAATAAAGAGTATGTATTTTCTGAATATGAACAATTCATGCATAATCAAGGAGCATGGATTAAAAATCAACTTCTAGATAAATATGAATTTCAATCTAAAAGCTCTCTCCTAGATATAAATACATTTAACATCGGATTTTATTGCATTAACAAACAAATCGAATGGAATGATTTTAATATTGCTTTTGACTTATTTAAAATTGATAAAAGCAAAGATGATATTTCTTTTGCTCCTATTTTCTATAGTTATACTTATTCGCTGACAAGTAGAGAGAAGCTATATTACTCCCTGCTTTGTTTGGCTTATGAAGAAATACTCAGCAATGATGTCAATTGGTTTTATTTCTTTAATTCAGAATTAAAACTTCAAAAAGTTGCACTAGAGAACAATAAACGGAATGTAAGAAAAGATTTAAACTCCTACCTAGATTTTCTTTATAAGAATCAAAGTGATACTAATCAATTTTATAAAAATAACTGTAAAATTTGTTCCTATGAGGGAGAATGCTATGAAGAACAGAAAGCAAAGAATTGTATAAGCCTTTTAGGAGGTACCAATGAAACAATAGTCAAACGATTTAATAATAAGGGTATATTCACTATTGAACAATTATCATACACTTTTAGACCACGGAAAAATGTAAAGCGATATTATCATGAATTAAGGGCTTTATCTATTAGAGAAAACAGAATTTATGTTTGGGACTTGCCTGATTCTATAGAATCAAGTAACAGAATTTTCTTAGATATTGAATATTTACCAGCCGAAAATTTCATTTATTTAGTAGGCGTATTGGCAATCAGGAATGATGAGCAATTTTATAAATATTACTGGGCTGACACAAAAAGTGAGTTTGAAAATATGTTATCTGAATTGCATAATTTTTTGTCTACAGACAATTCGGTGATTTATCATTATGGAAATGCAGAGAATAAACTTTTTAAGGAGCTAGAAAAAAGAAATTATCCAACTTTAAAGAATAAATGTGTTAATCTATTAAGTCAAATCTCAGGTAACATATATTATCCAACACTTAAAAATTTAGCTCAAAATTTAGGGTTCAATTGGAGTACAAATATTTCAGATGGATTATCAGCTATAATTAATCGAAAATGTTGGGAAGTAAATAAGAGTTCTGAAGTAAAATCTAATTTAATCATTTATAATAAAGAGGATTGCATAGCATTAAGAATTCTTTATGATTCAATTGTCAATGTAACCAAAAATAAGGAAGACTATATTTCAATTCCTAGTCTTAGGAGAGAAAGTGTTTATAATTGGAGAAATACTGATGATTATTTCGAAAATACTTTGAATGAAATAAACAAGCTCTCATATTTTACATATAATCAAGATAAAATATACATCCGTACTGATAAGGTTTCGAAAAAGAGTTTCCGACTTCGCCAGAAAACTAAGCATAAACGAATTGTTCCCAATGAAATACGAGAGGTCTATCCTAAAAAATGTCCTAACTGTAAAACAGTGGCTAAAAAGAATTTAAGAAACAGAGTAAAGCATACCAGAAGGACTGTAATTGACTTAAAATATATGCAGAATGGAATTAAAAGGTGGATAGTTCAATATAATGGAGGTGTTGTGAAATGCAAAAAATGTTCAAAGCGTTTCAGTCCTCAAAATGTCTTTCATATAAAAATGTTCGGAGACAACTTAAAAAATTATTGTGTAAACCAACATGTTGCTCATAATGTTAGTTTTAGTTCTATTGCTGATTCTCTAATTGATTTCAATATCAATATTAACAAAATTAGAGTTTTTGAATTTAAGCAAGATGTTGCTTTAAAGTGTACAAAAACGTATGAGTTAATACGCAAGGAATTAATAAGTGGAAATTTGATACAAATTGATGAAACAGAAGTAAAATTGGATAAGAAACGAAAAGGATATGTATGGGTTTTCTCAAACTTCAATACTGTATACTACCTTTTTAGACCTGATAGGAAAGCTGATTTCCTGAAGGATTTTCTGTGTAATTTTAAAGGTGTAGTATTATCAGATTTTTATAAAGGTTATGATAGTTTGCCTCAGAAACAACAAAAATGTATTGTCCATTTACTGCGCGATTTGAATACAGATTTTTTTCATAATCAATTTGATGACGAATTAAAGAAAATCGTTATTGACTTTGGTAAACTTCTAAAATCAATCGTTTTAACTATAGATGAAAAAGGTCTGAAAAGACATTTTCTGAAGAGGTATAAAAAGGAAGTCGATGATTTTTATAATTTGACTTTAAATGAAAACGTGTCATCAGATTTAGCTCTTAAGTATATTTTACGGTTTAAGAAATACAAAGAAAAATTATTTACTTTTTTGGAATACGATAATATCCCATGGCACAATAATAATGCTGAGTATGCAATTAAGTCATTTGCAAAGCATCGAGAAAAAGGCAATCGTATTTTTACAGAGAATTCAATAAATTCATACATGATATTGTCTTCAATAGAACAGACTTGTAAATATCGAGGGAATAGATTTATGGAATATTTGAAAAACAAAGAAATTTTGAACCAAGATTTATTAAGCGAAATAAACAGTCTATAAAAAGACACAATACTAATTCAGGAAATAGTATTTTTACAAATATGAAATATCTATTTGAAAAGTATATATGAAAAAACTTTCGATAAAAGATGAGTTAACAGAATTTTTGCTTTACTCTGCTCCTGAAGGAAATATTAAAGTAGAAGTTATTTTAAATGAGGACACTGTTTGGCTCTCTCAAAAATCAATAGCTCAATTATTTGGTGTTCAGGTGCCAGCAATTAGTAAGCATTTAAAGAATATTTTTGAAACAGGTGAACTTGAAGAAGAATCAGTTATTTCCATTTTGGAAACAACTGCATCGGACAATAAAAAATACCAAGTTAAATATTTCAATCTTGATGCAATAATTTCTGTTGGATACAGAGTAAATTCTCAACAAGCTACCAAATTTAGAATATGGGCTACTCAAACTCTTAAAGAATATATTATTAAGGGATTTGTGATGGATGATGAACGGTTAAAAAATGGTAGGTATTTTGGGAAAGACTATTTTCGTGAATTATTAGAACGTGTTCGTTCTATTCGTTCGAGTGAAAGGAGGATATACCAACAAATTACAGATATTTTTGCTGAATGTAGTATTGATTATGACCCCAAATCAGATGTAACAAAAGAGTTTTATGCAACAGTTCAAAATAAATTTCATTTTGCAATTCATGGAAATACAGCTGCAGAAATTATTTATGGCAAAGCTGATGCAAATAAGGAGTTTATGGGATTGAAATCATGGAAAAATTCTCCTGAAGGTAGAATTCTAAAATCTGATACAAATATTGCAAAAAACTATCTGTCAGAAACAGAAATAAAAGGATTAGAGAGGACAATTAGTGGTTACTTTGATTACATTGAACGAATAATTGAGAATAGAAACACATTCACAATGGAACAATTTTCGGTTAGTGTGAATAAATTTCTAGATTTTAACGAATATAAAGTGTTGGAAGGAAAAGGTAGTATTTCAGCAAAACAAGCAGAACAAAAAGCATTTGGAGAATATGACAAGTTCAACAAAACGCAGAAAATAGAATCGGATTTTGATAAAGCTATAAAAATGTTGGAGAAAAAAAACAAAAAGAAGTAATGAAGCCCAGCCCCTAACAATGTATATAGCAAATAGGCGTAATGCATGTAAATTCAAGGGGTGTAGCCCGCTTCAAAATCT from the Tissierellales bacterium genome contains:
- a CDS encoding virulence RhuM family protein, with the translated sequence MKKLSIKDELTEFLLYSAPEGNIKVEVILNEDTVWLSQKSIAQLFGVQVPAISKHLKNIFETGELEEESVISILETTASDNKKYQVKYFNLDAIISVGYRVNSQQATKFRIWATQTLKEYIIKGFVMDDERLKNGRYFGKDYFRELLERVRSIRSSERRIYQQITDIFAECSIDYDPKSDVTKEFYATVQNKFHFAIHGNTAAEIIYGKADANKEFMGLKSWKNSPEGRILKSDTNIAKNYLSETEIKGLERTISGYFDYIERIIENRNTFTMEQFSVSVNKFLDFNEYKVLEGKGSISAKQAEQKAFGEYDKFNKTQKIESDFDKAIKMLEKKNKKK
- a CDS encoding TM0106 family RecB-like putative nuclease, whose product is MAQWQPDCKAFQSPALHIAKPLGAKQKKTQVTHNEIIKSYLECPYKAKKIINNKEYVFSEYEQFMHNQGAWIKNQLLDKYEFQSKSSLLDINTFNIGFYCINKQIEWNDFNIAFDLFKIDKSKDDISFAPIFYSYTYSLTSREKLYYSLLCLAYEEILSNDVNWFYFFNSELKLQKVALENNKRNVRKDLNSYLDFLYKNQSDTNQFYKNNCKICSYEGECYEEQKAKNCISLLGGTNETIVKRFNNKGIFTIEQLSYTFRPRKNVKRYYHELRALSIRENRIYVWDLPDSIESSNRIFLDIEYLPAENFIYLVGVLAIRNDEQFYKYYWADTKSEFENMLSELHNFLSTDNSVIYHYGNAENKLFKELEKRNYPTLKNKCVNLLSQISGNIYYPTLKNLAQNLGFNWSTNISDGLSAIINRKCWEVNKSSEVKSNLIIYNKEDCIALRILYDSIVNVTKNKEDYISIPSLRRESVYNWRNTDDYFENTLNEINKLSYFTYNQDKIYIRTDKVSKKSFRLRQKTKHKRIVPNEIREVYPKKCPNCKTVAKKNLRNRVKHTRRTVIDLKYMQNGIKRWIVQYNGGVVKCKKCSKRFSPQNVFHIKMFGDNLKNYCVNQHVAHNVSFSSIADSLIDFNININKIRVFEFKQDVALKCTKTYELIRKELISGNLIQIDETEVKLDKKRKGYVWVFSNFNTVYYLFRPDRKADFLKDFLCNFKGVVLSDFYKGYDSLPQKQQKCIVHLLRDLNTDFFHNQFDDELKKIVIDFGKLLKSIVLTIDEKGLKRHFLKRYKKEVDDFYNLTLNENVSSDLALKYILRFKKYKEKLFTFLEYDNIPWHNNNAEYAIKSFAKHREKGNRIFTENSINSYMILSSIEQTCKYRGNRFMEYLKNKEILNQDLLSEINSL